CCCTAATTGTTGGTAGTGATGTCTCCAAGATGGAAAAGGAATTTCTGAATGCAGAGTCTATACTGATAACCTAAATGTGAGCACAAAGCAAAAACAGCTAGATAAAAAGATGTAAGTCCTCCATTCATATCACTGGACACTTCCCTCCTGTGGGTACATGTTGCAACAGTGGGGATGGAGGTAAGGTAAAGAGAAATGTTTGTCACTATAATCAAGGTCTCACTTCTTCCATTTTGATATATCACCCTTATCTGCACTAGATGAATCGTAATTTTAAGAGgtcttcttttttgaaagttGCAGTCACTTCCATAGCTGTGACTGAATATCAAGGCAAAATCTGAATAGTAATTTCTCCAGGATGAGTCAGACTGACTTTAAAAGGTGCTTTTCTGAAAGGGATAAGGAAAGAAGACATATAGGATCTTTAGGCTAACCAGAGACTACTGTATTTGTCAAAAGGTTGGGGAAAAGGGCCTCCCCCTCACCACTCTTTAAGGAGCATGTCTGGTCTGAAACTGGGTGGAAGATTGGCATTGGCATAAGGAATAATGCGTCCTACACCTACATTCATAGACCATCTTGTGAATGTagctagaaaggaaaagaagggccAAGAAGAGTATTTCTAGAGGGTGTGGGTTGGATTCCTTCAAGTCCCTTTCCTGAAATGGACTTCCTAATCCACTTCCCCTGCAACCCCGGTGAGGGGAAAGCCTAGAGGTAGTTTTGAATATCTTTCGGTCTCTAGTCTATCAAATTTGCAAACGCAGTGTGTGCAATATGGTTATTCCTTTGATACATACTGGAGTGCCTTAGATGTAATTAGTGTCTTTAAATAATTTCACGTGTGCTAAGAATTGGATAAACAGACTAGTATGTGGACATGGGAGGGAGTGCAGACTGGTGGGGAAGCTTGGAGTTATAAATGTGGGAGTTCAAAGAAAAGTCAAGGaagctctggggcacctgccAGTGTGCTCAGAACTGGGAATGTGGCACCAGGCTGTTTCCGTTTGGGGGCCGTTCTAGTCTCTTTTCATGGTGGCAAAGCTTGGAGAAGTTTAAGAAAAAGTAATTGCTGCcatttagaattttctagaaatgaCTAATGGCCTCAACTGAGTGTTATTCTTTAACTACTAAACCAGATCAAAGACTGGGCATCTTATGTTGGTTAtatttcatttgctcatttggaAGGTGAGGTGGAAGAGTAAGGCTGTGAGGGTTTGTTGGCACAACAATACAGTTTCATTTCCTAACATGTAGTTTCGATGCAAATGATGATGAACCAGAGTCCATGCCAGGTTGGCTGTGGTCAGAGTGGGAACGAAACTAGAAACCACCACACTTCATCTATGACTTGTAAGTGGTCAGGGCTGAGACAGACCAAACGTAGGCTTTTGTCTGAGCTACAAAGCAAATCACTCTCgatgtataaaaatacatttttcctttagcAGTCCTCAAGCAGCTGAAACAGCTCTTCAATCTCATTTCGTTTTCTTGTTGTGTTTTGCTGAAGTGAGTCACCATGAAAACTAACTAGAGGAAGAAACCACACACCCCAGTTATCACGCAAAGGACACTACAAAACTGTCCACGTGGATCACTGACTGAGCTCTTACTGAATGCAGCTTTATTGGTAGTGATGAGGTTACAGACACCACATACATTTTAGTTTGTTGTTCCTTATATGGTACCAGAATGTTTtaagcaaagaattttttttttttttgccagaatttGCTGACTAGATACAAAGTTGTTTTAAAAGGAGTATCCAAGACAAGCATTTCATCTCAAATTCTCTGGGAAGGAAATTTAAATGGTTTTTACCTTCTGAATGTGCTGGAGGgtaaatctttaatattttagattCTTTAGTTCTCATAATTACCATGGGAGGAGCATTGAGGAAATTTTGCTACAGTTTTTACTGATATGAAGAGACATACTGAAAAATAATTCCTTATAATTCTGCCTTGTGCTAGAAGACATATTCATCCGTGGCTGGGATGGGGATATAGCTCATTCAGAGAACATTCGTTCAGAAAAGAATTCAGAAGAATCATTCAGAGATTACATAAACTTATTGCTTTGTAActcagggaaaaaattaaatgaagtgattttagtttcttttatctAGTGTCTTGGATAAATTCTGAAGGCATTTGGCCGAGATAACCAGCAAAGAATTGACCTTTTAACACTTACATATTTCCAGGGAAGCCTCTAGTTACATGcatatttgtaaaatacactTACTATAATTGCTGTGATGCCTTAACCATAGAACCATTCAGTACATTTTCACTTCCTTCTTGCCTCAATTACACCTCCTCACTCGTAACACCTTGCTACCGTCTAATTACTGTTTAGAATTATATTAATCTGTACCATCACTGACCTTCTATTCACAACCAGTCTTACAACAGAGAAAGTAAACACAAAACTCATTCAATGGCACCGAAAGCAACTGGAGCATCAGGGACGACAGTGGCACGCTAACAACGGACAGACCACATGACAGTCTTGTTTCCTTGAGACTCGCACATCAGGTCTCTGGcccattcagaaaaagaaagcttcTTATTTCAGCTACTGGGTAACTTGCTATTGCTCTGATAGGCAGAACTGATGCTTTTATTTAGTCACAGGATGTTGGCATTACAAAAATAACACGtccttttctttgagaaaaataaaaggaggtatAGGGTTGGATCCTGAGACCAGAAGTGTAATTGAATGCTTTAAACACATGGAAAATGAAGTGCTTTTCCAGTTGGGAAACATGGAGAAACCATCGCGGTTCTAGGGGCAACTGCTTCAATGGCAGTGTTAAAGAGTACGTTTCGCTCGTGCGCAAAAAGTGACGCGCATTAGTTTGATTCTACATACTTTCGTGTCTTTCAGTTGTCAGTGAGGGATGTTTCAGGACACAGCACTTTCACCAACACTTAATGTTCCATGCTCCCTACCAATTTCTTATGTCAGAAATTCCAGGATCCGAAATTCATATTGGTCTTTATTTATGGACCTAACTGTTGAAACAGAAGGGAGAGCAGCAACGTCCCCAGGAACCTGGTACGCCCAGACACGTGGGTTTTCTCAGTCTTCAAATAAACAACGTAGAAAATACATTACATGGTAATTTCAAATGATTTACTCAGCTCCAACATGTCTCCAATCTCAACTCTAAAAAGCCACTTCCGTGTCTGCACCAAGCTCTCATCAAGCTCTGATTGCTGAAAAATCCTCTAGTGTCAATCTCTCCTCATTCTTCCAAGATAAAATGTTACAACTGATTGATTCTCATTTCATTCCAAGCCACAGGCCCTCCACTTCACCGAACTTCTAGGATCTCAATGGGAGAGGCTACTAGTGTAAATCAGGAATTATGTCTATTTGCCCACTTATGACCTACAATCCATAAGaaatcactttttttctctcaaaatttgtAATATACTATAGGCATCAACTGTACAAGAACATACATTTATATCAAACTAAAAGATGTTATAGTCACCCTCACACAGGCTTTGTGGGTTGTGgccaaaataatttattaaaaatgaaaagtttattttcccaATGATGCTTCAAGGACAAGGGTTATCTGTGGTGTGTACAATGGTAACTTAAGGGGCTCAGTGATTTAACTTGCTCCATAAACTAGTTTCTTATACAGCTTTACTTTCCAGCCTGAACAGAGAGTCAAGGGAGCAGATACCTTTAGATTTGCTCCGTACGTGGAGAAGCTCTGAATGTTCTGTGTGGGGTGAGGAAACAGCCTAGTGTTTTTACATTAACAATGCCTTGTTCTCAACTTATAGTGTCGTAGGTTTTACCCAAGTGTTACCattaaatacacagaaattgaACTTTTCATAAGGGGCAATGATATAAAATTGTTCCACAAAGTGTACTACATGAACCACTTTTCAcagttcaaataaaatattttaaatataaatattgtaacTCTAGCAATAACCTATCTACACAAGGTAGGAGAAATGGGATTAATGAGAACCCAGTTACATTTCCACGTATCCCGTGTTTAaccatttaaatagttttatttttcaaaacctaATTGCACATAACCCATAACTGATAGGCCACTTctccaaaacaaagaaactatcAAAGAATAAAGTGATaaattataagaaaggaaaatatgtatcatttacTACAATCATTCCCTTGCTCCAAAACTTGGCAAACATGTAAGAAAATGATATCAAGTGGATACACCTTAATTTGCAAAGCTAATTTGGAGCAGAcgaagtgaaaacatatataaCAGAATGGGcatatattattttgatatttccATGTGAGATAAATGTGTtagatttttaattaagaaatcaaGTGGATTGCtgtgaaatggaaaacaatgacATTTACCACCAGGATGTTATTGCCAAACCCAAGAATTCCAAACGTTCCCTTCATtctcatccattaaaaaaaaaaaaaaaaaaatgggggaaatcaCATTACTGTTACCAGTTGTATAACCTTCGGGCTACATAAGCTTTAAGTTAATGATCCTTACAGCCATAGTTTTATTTGGTGTTCTTTCTTGGGGCTTACATTGGGTCAAGGTTGCATCTCCGTGTAGTTTTTAGGGTCAGAGTAAGGCTCCCATCATACTTGCAATTTCTTTAATAGGGGAGGAAGGTTGAAGTGCAAACACTTgtaggaaaaacaacaaaatgatcTAAATTTACACCATAAACTAAATGACTAGTGGTTCTCTTCTTTGAGAGCAGTGTTTTTTGATAGCAACTACAgtggagactgaggcacagaggaaaaagagaacaagGGATAAACCAAAGGTATCAATGTGACAGTTACAGGGAGGAATTCCTGTTACTTTCCAGTCAGACGTTGTTTTAAGCTTTATGACTTTGTCACGGGATGCCTTTCAATATTCTTTACTCAGTCACgtatagaaaaagaaactgcatttaaatatagaattaagTCTTTATGGATATAGAcggatttccattttaaaataaaagctataaatgCTTTTAACTtcctaaagaaaaagagaaagaggaagataaacTTTTGTACATGAAACTGCTTACTCGAATAAGCTTCCCGTCTACTGAAGggtaaaagaaaattctcagacGTGGGTGTAACCGCTATGCATGAAGGGAAAACGCCCTGGTGGAAGACTGCCTGCAATGAATTCTGTCTGCCACCCAATGGCCGGTGAAAGgagtggtttcttttctttgtggcttacagaaaaaaaaaaaaaaaaaagacccagaggTAGATTAAGCCATACCCGGAATTTAAAACCACCAAGACATAGGCCTCGATATAGTTTAAGATACAATCACTGTAGTAAAggttatatattttcctttccgCTAACTCAAAGGTTACCCACGAACGCCTATTTGTTCTTCCTGCGTCCCCGCATCTACCTGGGTTCAGATACTGACTGGCACGGAGGACACCGAGCTGGCTCGGGATTCCCGGGTCACGCTGTTGGGCATCGAGAGGGTGCAGCAGGACACGCCCACGGTGGCCTCGGGCAACTCGTCGTCCTCCATCCACTCGTTGAGCTCCGGGCTGAAGCACTGGATGCACTTCTTGTATTTCTTCTCGCCCTCGTTCCAGCCCCCTACGAGATAGGCGCGGCCGTGCAGCGCCGAGGCGCCTGCCGTGCTCACGCCCACCAGCAGCGGCGCCGCGTAGCTCCATTGGCCAGTCGCGGGGCTGTAGCACTCCACGGTCAGCACGTCCACGCGCTCCCCGCGCGCCCCCAGCTGGCTACCCCCCATCACGTACACCCTGTCGCCCAGCGTGACCGCGCAGTGCCAGCCCCGCGGCGTGCTCAGGCCCGGCAGCTCCTGCCACGAGTCGCCGGCGGGGTCGTACGCGCACACCGAGCGCGAGTACGCGCTGCCGATGTACCCGCCGGTCACCAGCACCCGGCCGTCGGTGACCGCGCTGGCGTGGCAGCAGCGCGCCACCTCCAGGGGCGTCTTCGGCTGCCACTGATTGGTGGAGGGCACGTAGCATTCCAGCGAGGCCAGACTGCCTTCGGTATTGCGGCCGCCCACGGCGTAAAGGAGCCCGTTGAACACGCTCAGGCTGAAGTGCGTGCGCTTCTGGTTCATGCTGGCCAGGTGTATCCAGGTGTTGAAGCGGGGATCATATCTGAAAATGGCAGAGGAAGTGTGACAGCCTTGTTGGCGGCAGCTGGAGAACCCACGTGAGTCCACAAATGGAAATGTTGACACTTCCTGCAAGGAGGCTTCCCTACCAACAGAGCGCAGCCCCTCACCTTGGAGGCTGGTGTTTGTCAGCCAGTAAAAGAGCGTGACACTTGGAAAAGGCAAGGTAGGCATTGGTGACTCCTCCTCTTCCCGTTTATAAAACCCACTGTCACTTGGAGAAGTCCCTACAGAGCCCAACCTTCCAGTCCCTCTTCCTCCATATTCAAATATCCATCATGGGGAAGATTTATGCATGTAGGGGAGGCCGTGCAAACTGGGTATTTGTGGCAAGCAGAAAGGGAACACTGCCACACTGACGTCAATTCCACATATCTACAGACACCAGCCATCCCTCGCTCATTCTCACTGCTTAAGATAGGAGTTGGCTAGTtggatttctccatttctctccaaTACCTTCTCATTTACACACCTGTCCTGGCCATTGCAACAGTAAAGCTAGGTTACTCAACCAAGTCTTCTATCATCTGTTTAGAATGAGATCAATGGAACTCATATCCAAAAACATCAATAGATGCCTAATTTTTGATACCTTTCTATTTTCTAGCACCTCTGCGCAGGGAAGATTTTTTAGGTTAGAGgtatattttttcagtgtttgatATTACAGTTATTATGTCACAAGGCATTGAAATCAATACTGCAAAGCAGTGGCTAGAATACTAATAAGAGTTATCAGCAGGAGGAAAATAAGCAGTCATAGAAAACCTGTTTCAACTGTTTACATAGTTTCAAAGTATTGTAAACACAGATTCTTTCCAATAGTTTGATGTTCCTTCATTTTTGTCCCATTTAACCTCCAAATCAAAGCTGAACCACTCttataaaggacaaaaatcaGTTAATTGTTTGGATTCATTTAAATGACACACAGacttataatgaaataataaagaatgtttttcaTGATATGCTGTATAAATTTTCAGATCTTGCTCATTAGTTGTTTGACTTTGTACTTGTACCATGATAGAAGCATGACTTTCTgacatttcaaatatatgaaagttgctttataaatatacaaaaataacatgGCATTTGAGTTCCATTTTCTGAAGGCTATATTATACTTTTACTGTTTCTACATGCATCAAAAATGTAGATATTTTCTAAGGTATTCAGTcctcaaataaatgtttaaaattaattaccTGTCACGTGTTTAACGATCTCATTGTATCTGCCAATTATAAATCTGACAGTCATCAGTGACagtcacttaaaataaattttgtattattgtGATCTTTCTTACCATCTAGTGTTAAAAACTACATTTGTACCTagtttgttttcagaaaaacaatGTATTGGGAAGGGCGCCAtactataaatgagaaaatgtgaattACTACTTACTAGTGGTATAACTTCTCTGGGTATCAGATTTCTCACGTGTATAATCAGAATAACCACATCTTCCCAGCTCATTTCCTAGGCTTATTCAGAAATCTGGAGTGCActatttatatatgcatgtacTTTATGTAATGTGAACTGTTGTGTACATGTAATGTGGGATTATTGTTATTGATTTACTGAGCCAATGAACTAACAGAAATGACTAATTTACTTCTGTCAGGGAAACTGTCTTATATTAAACCATTTGAGTTTCTAATAAAGGATCAAATACCTGCAGAAATTGCTGACTGCGTGCTTGGCTTGATTTCTTGCATCATTCTGGTCTTCGCCACCGGCCACGTAAAGAAATCCGTCCATCACAGCCACACACTGATTAAAACTCTTGGCTGGCATTTCTGTAAGCTTGCTCCATCCATTTTCAGGGTCTCTGTACAAGATGTCTCTACTAAGGGACTTCTCAGTGAGGCCTGGACGTCCCCCAACAGTGACAAGGACTCGACAGCCCCCACGGATTCTTGTGCGCCTAGACTGCAATGTGTTTTGATGATATGGAAGTAAGTGGTAGTTCATAGCATCTACGAGAAGTTTGTGGCAGTCAGCATCTTGCATCATTCTTGGTACAGACTGAACATAGTTGACCAGGTCTTGTGCAGAGATGGTACCAAAGCGAATATTGCTCAAGAGATCTGCAGCATACCTCACTCTCTTTTGGTCAAATTCTAACCACTTCATTGCAATCTGGAATGCTACTATTTCAGAAGGCAACTGTAAGTCATCATCTATGAGAAGTTCATTAATTTGCTCAAAGGTAAGTTTCAAAAACTGATCTGATTCTGCAAATTCAAGGAAGTTATCCCGGATAAATTTTTGGGTTGctgcttttgcatttttcaaagagTATGTTTCAGCAATGTTAGCAATGTACATGCAATTCTCAACACTCATCTCCCGTATCAGAAAATCACTGCACATCTTTACAAGGGTGTGGATCTGAAGATAAACAGCAGCAGAAATAATGCTTCCTATCGTGTACAAGGAGAGAGTCAGCTTTCCGGTGTAGGCATATGCGATGACAGTAGCCAGGCCTAGTGGTGAGATATCATTGAGATCCACCCTTTGggtagatgggtctttttttagGATGTTGTAAAAGTATTCACTGCATGAAGCCATCACTGACTTGTGAACATCAAAAGATTTGGTTTTGGTGCCAATGACTAAGTCGCAAAGGAAGTTCTCCTGCCTCATTCTACTTAAGCCTTCCAAGAGATTGGGGCCATAAGAAGCATCAGTTAGTTCAGAAGAAATGCAGTTAAGGCCATTGCCTCCCTCTAGGAGCCCATTCAAAGCATTTAATTTGTTTAGGGGGCTATCTTCTACGATTATGGTCATCTCATTGatatctcctttgttctttttgacAGTCTTCTTTTTGGGGGCCATGTTGGCAAACACACTGTCACAGGCAAGAttttgctacaaaaaaaaaaaaaaaaccaaaaagaaaagaaagagaaagaaagaaagaaagaaagaaagaaagaaagaaagaaaagaaataaagaaaagaaagaaaggcatggttttattttaactGTGCATTGGGCTTTGAAAT
The nucleotide sequence above comes from Panthera tigris isolate Pti1 chromosome B2, P.tigris_Pti1_mat1.1, whole genome shotgun sequence. Encoded proteins:
- the KLHL31 gene encoding kelch-like protein 31, with product MAPKKKTVKKNKGDINEMTIIVEDSPLNKLNALNGLLEGGNGLNCISSELTDASYGPNLLEGLSRMRQENFLCDLVIGTKTKSFDVHKSVMASCSEYFYNILKKDPSTQRVDLNDISPLGLATVIAYAYTGKLTLSLYTIGSIISAAVYLQIHTLVKMCSDFLIREMSVENCMYIANIAETYSLKNAKAATQKFIRDNFLEFAESDQFLKLTFEQINELLIDDDLQLPSEIVAFQIAMKWLEFDQKRVRYAADLLSNIRFGTISAQDLVNYVQSVPRMMQDADCHKLLVDAMNYHLLPYHQNTLQSRRTRIRGGCRVLVTVGGRPGLTEKSLSRDILYRDPENGWSKLTEMPAKSFNQCVAVMDGFLYVAGGEDQNDARNQAKHAVSNFCRYDPRFNTWIHLASMNQKRTHFSLSVFNGLLYAVGGRNTEGSLASLECYVPSTNQWQPKTPLEVARCCHASAVTDGRVLVTGGYIGSAYSRSVCAYDPAGDSWQELPGLSTPRGWHCAVTLGDRVYVMGGSQLGARGERVDVLTVECYSPATGQWSYAAPLLVGVSTAGASALHGRAYLVGGWNEGEKKYKKCIQCFSPELNEWMEDDELPEATVGVSCCTLSMPNSVTRESRASSVSSVPVSI